ATGCTTCATAGTTGAACGGAACGTTCAGTTCGAGGGCTTGGCGCAGGCAAGGGAGCCGGCAATGGACGTCCTTCGTTCGCTGCCGCGCCCCGCGGTGCTTGATGGAGTGAGCCCGGCTTGCGAGATTGTGTTGGTTTAGGGAGGCTTGCGTTGCGATGACGGAACAACTGGATTTGTTTGAGAAAAGCACGGCCGCGCCGGCCGATTACGGCGCAGACGACATCCAGGTGCTGGAGGGACTTGTAGCAGTTCGCAAGCGGCCGGGTATGTATATCGGCAGCACGAGCTCGTCCGGTCTGCATCACTTGGTATGGGAGATCGTGGATAACGCGGTCGACGAGCATCTGGCGAAGCATTGCAATCAGATCGACGTCACGATCCATAAGGATCAATCAGTGACCGTTCAAGATAACGGCCGGGGCATTCCGACCGGTATGCATAAGACAGGAATTCCGACTCCGCAGGTCGTCTTTACGATCCTGCATGCAGGGGGCAAGTTCGGTGGAGGAGGCTACAAGAAGTCCGGCGGTCTTCACGGCGTCGGCGCTTCAGTGACGAACGCTCTGTCCGAATGGCTAGAGGTGGAAATATACCGCGAGGGAAAAATTCATCGCCAGCGGTTCGAATATTGGGTGGACGAAGCAGGCAAGGAGCACGTCGGCGAGCCGTCGACAGGGCTAGAAGTTATCGGCAACACCCGCAAGACCGGCACGCGCGTGACGTTCAAGCCGGATAAGCGCGTATTTCAAGGCGGCACGACGATCAATTACGATACGCTCGCCGACCGACTTCAGGAGATTGCTTTCCTGAACTCGGGCTTGAAGGTGACGATTTCGGACTTGCGCACTGGCAAGACAGATGAGTTCCTGTATGAGGGTGGAGCGAGTCAGTTTGTGCAATTTCTGAATGAGGAGAAGAGTGTGCTGCACGACGTCATTCATTTCATCTCGGAGAAGGATGAGATTGAGGTCGAGGTAGCGCTTCAGTATAACGATGGCTATACGGAAACGATCGTGTCCTTCGTCAACTCGATTCCGACGCGCGGCGGCGGAACTCACGAAACCGGATTCAAGACCGCCTACACGAGGGTGATGAACGATTACGCGCGGAAGACCGGCATGCTCAAGGAGAAGGAGAAAAATCTCGATGGGCAAGACCTGCGCGAGGGGATGATGGCGGTCATCAACATCAAGATGTCCGAGGTGGAGTTCGTCGGTCAGACGAAGGACCAGCTCGGCAGCGCCTCTGCCCGCAGTGCGGTTGATGCGGTCGTCTCTGACAAGATGTCGGTGTTCCTCGAAGAGAACCCTCAAGTTGCGCAGATGATCATGAAGAAGGCAATACAGTCGTCGAAGGCCCGCGAGGCAGCGCGCAAGGCTCGCGAGGAGGTGCGCAGCGGCAGGAAGGGGAAGAGCGAGAGCTCGAACCTGGGCGGCAAGCTGACGCCTGCGCAGTCGAAGGACTATACGCGCAACGAGCTATTCATTGTCGAGGGCGACTCGGCTGGTGGCTCGGCGAAGCAGGGCCGCGATTCGAAGTTCCAGGCGATACTGCCGCTTAAGGGCAAGCCGATGAATCCGGAGAAGGCGAAGCTGCTCGACATTATGAAGAACGAGGAATATAAGGCCATTATCGCCGCGATCGGCGCAGGTGTCGGTCCGGAGTTCGACTTATCCGAATGCAATTATGCCAAAATTATTATTATGACTGATGCCGACACCGACGGCGCTCATATTCAAGTGCTGCTGCTTACGTTCTTCTATCGGTATATGAAGCCGCTGATCGATGCCGGCAAAGTATATATCGCGCAGCCGCCGCTGTTCAAGGTGACGAAGAAGGCCGGTAAAAACAGCGCCGTACATTATGCATGGACGGATGAGCAGCTGCATGTGCTGACGAAGGAGCTCGGCAAAAATGTGGAGCTTCAGCGCTATAAGGGACTAGGTGAGATGAACCCGGACCAGCTGTGGGAGACAACGATGGACCCGGCGACACGAACGCTGCTGCAGGTTCGGATCGAGGACGCAGCGAAGGCAGAGCGCCGCGTGTCGACGCTGATGGGTGACAAGGTCGATCCGCGCAAGCGCTGGATTATCGAGAACGTCGACTTCACGGAATATGAACAATAAACGGGGGTCAGCAGGTGAGTACTCTTGAACAATTTTTACCGGCCTTCCTGGAGGAAGTTGTAGGTGATCGCTTCGGCCGGTATTCCAAATATATTATTCAGGACCGCGCCATCCCGGATGTGCGCGACGGACTGAAGCCTGTGCAGCGGCGCATTCTGTACGCGATGTACGACGCGGGCAATACGCCAGACAAGACGTATCGCAAGTCGGCGAAGACGGTCGGTGATGTGATGGGTAACTACCATCCGCACGGCGATTCCTCGATCTATGAAGGGATGGTGCGGATGGCACAGCCTTGGAAGATGGGCCATGTGCTCATCGACGGACACGGCAATTGGGGCTCACTTGACGACGACCCGGCTGCTGCGATGCGTTACACCGAGGCGCGTCTATCCGAGATCGCGATGGAGCTGCTGCGCGACATTGAGAAGCGCACCGTCCAATTCAAGGATAACTTCGACAATACGACGAAGGAGCCGGTCGTGCTGCCTTCGCGCTATCCGAATCTGCTCGTTAACGGGGTCAGCGGCATATCGTCCGGCTTCGCAACGGAAATACCAACGCATAATTTGCGTGAGGTCATTAACGCGTGTATCGAGCTGATCGATAAGCCGGACAGCACGCTTGAGGATCTTATGACAATTATGAAGGGTCCGGACTTCCCGACGGGCGGTATTATTATGGGCTCTGAAGGCATCCGCGAGGCGTACCGCAGCGGCCGGGGCCGTATCTACATACGGGCGAAGACGTCGATCGAGGATCTGCGGGGCGGCAAGCAGCAGATCGTCATTACGCAGATCCCGTATCAGGTCGTCAAGTCTCGTCTGGTGACAGCTATGGAAAATATTCGTCTGGAGAAGAAGATCGAAGGCATCGCCGAGGTGCGTGACGAGAGCGGACGCGAAGGCTTGCGCATCGTGGTTGAGCTGAAGAAGGAAGCGGATGCGCAAGGCATTCTTGCTTATTTGCTCAAGAAGACCGATCTTCAGGTGACGTACAACTTCAATATGGTCGCCATCGTGAACAAGACGCCGAAGCAGCTTGGTCTTGTCGATATGCTGAGCGCTTACATCGAGCACCAGAAGGAAGTCGTCACGTTCCGCTCCCGCTATGAGCTTGAGAAGGCGGAGGATCGGGCACACGTGCTCGAGGGACTCGCTAAGGCATTGAACATTCTTGACGAGGTCATCGCCGCGATCAAGGCGTCGAAGAATCGTCAGGACGCGCAGAACAATCTCGTGAAGCTGTTCGGCTTCTCTGAGCGTCAAGCAGACGCGATCTTGACGTTGCAGCTATACCGTCTAACCAATCTGGAGATTCACTCGATCGAGAAGGAGCTTAAGGACGTACAGAAGACGATCGCTTATCTACGTGCGATTCTGGGCAGCGAGAAGAAGCTGCTGGCTGTCATTAAGGACGAAATTTCCGCGATTCGGGATAAGTACGGCATCGACCGCCGTTCCGCTATACAGGACGAGGTGGAGGAGCTGAAGGTCAATCTCGAGGTGATGGTGACTGCAGAGGATGTGTTCGTCACGCTGTCTAACGAGGGCTATATTAAGCGTACGGGCAAGCTGTCGTTCATCCGCTCCGGCGGAGAGGTCGAGAGCACGGGGCTGAAGGAAGGCGACTACCTTCGCGAGCTGCTCGATGTGAATACGCTGGAGAGCTTGCTCATCTTCACCCAGAAGGGTCAATACTTCTTGCTGCCTGTGCATCAAATTCCGGAGTACAAGTGGAAGGACAACGGTACGGCGATCGTCAACGTCATTCCGATCTCCAAGGACGATCGAATCGTGAACGTCATCCCGGTCAAGGAGCTCGACGAGGCGGGCAAGTCGTTATTGTTCGTTACGCGCAAAGGTCAAGTGAAGCGAACGGAGCTGAAGGATTATGCGACGAACCGCTCCACTGCACTTGTGGCGTGTAAGGTCGGCGAGCACGATGAGGTCATTCGGGTGCTGCTTAGCACCGGGGGCCAAGACGTATTGCTCGTGACGAAGACGGGCCTTGCGATCCGCTTCAAGGAGGACGAGGTGAACGCAATGGGCCGCGCGGCTGCAGGCGTTCGCGGCATTGCGCTCAAGGAGGACGACGAGGTCGTTGCGGTGGAGCTCGTAGAGGGCTACGAGGGCGAGCTCGTTGTTATATCTGACAACGGCTATGCCAAGCGTTCACTCATGGCTGATTACTCTCTGCAAGGGCGTGGCGGCAAGGGCGTCATCACGTTCGAGTTCAAGCAGGGCAAGGGTGTGAAGTCGAACGGAACCGCGCTTCAATATGCTTTCGCGGTGAAGGAGCCCTTCGAATTGACCGCTATTTTGAGTACGGGCGAGAAGACGGTGTTCTCTACAGAGAAGGCCCCGCTTGAGGACCGCAGATCGTTCGGCAAGGCTATGTTCGCACTAGCCAAGACAGATGCGATTGTAGATATACTCAAATACCATTAATCATAGCTCGTATAGCTCGGCTCCAGCCGGTCTAACAGCTCGAGCATGAGCTCCAATACGGCCCACGTCGGCATCGGATCGTCCAAGCGATCGAGCCAGCGTGGGTCTTTTATAATTCCTTTTTGCAGAGCGGCTTCACCGATTTTCGTTTTCCATGCTTCCATGCTCAATTCCTCCTTCTACACCAGATGACAAGCTTTCACCTTTAGGCGAGCATCCTGCTGCAATATATGTAGAAGCTCGTCAAAAGGTACTTGTTTTTATCGGTTCATGTCATAAAATATTCATGCCATTAACCTTTATTGCGAGAGGAAGGAATGTTATAATGTAGGAAAACTAAGGAATATCGGGAGTGATTGTGCTGTGGTTACTCAGGAATTTGCGAAGCTGTGGCGTAAGCTGTCCAAGGACCTTCGCACTCACATGGAGACAGAACTTGCACCGACCATTACGGAAGGCCAGCTAACTGTGCTGGAGCTGCTATTGACTTCGGAAAAGCCCAAAATGAAGCCGTCCGACTTCATTGACGTACTGGCGACGACACCCGCCGCGATCACGACGCTGCTCGACCGGATGGAGAAGGCGCAGCTTATTATGCGTGAACGCGATGAGAAGGATCGACGCATCGTGTGGGTGCTCGTCACCGATAAGGGACGTATGGAATGCGAGCGAGGCCTCCAGATTCGGGAGCAGTTTTTGCAGCAATATTTAAGCCGCATC
Above is a genomic segment from Paenibacillus sp. YYML68 containing:
- the parE gene encoding DNA topoisomerase IV subunit B, whose amino-acid sequence is MTEQLDLFEKSTAAPADYGADDIQVLEGLVAVRKRPGMYIGSTSSSGLHHLVWEIVDNAVDEHLAKHCNQIDVTIHKDQSVTVQDNGRGIPTGMHKTGIPTPQVVFTILHAGGKFGGGGYKKSGGLHGVGASVTNALSEWLEVEIYREGKIHRQRFEYWVDEAGKEHVGEPSTGLEVIGNTRKTGTRVTFKPDKRVFQGGTTINYDTLADRLQEIAFLNSGLKVTISDLRTGKTDEFLYEGGASQFVQFLNEEKSVLHDVIHFISEKDEIEVEVALQYNDGYTETIVSFVNSIPTRGGGTHETGFKTAYTRVMNDYARKTGMLKEKEKNLDGQDLREGMMAVINIKMSEVEFVGQTKDQLGSASARSAVDAVVSDKMSVFLEENPQVAQMIMKKAIQSSKAREAARKAREEVRSGRKGKSESSNLGGKLTPAQSKDYTRNELFIVEGDSAGGSAKQGRDSKFQAILPLKGKPMNPEKAKLLDIMKNEEYKAIIAAIGAGVGPEFDLSECNYAKIIIMTDADTDGAHIQVLLLTFFYRYMKPLIDAGKVYIAQPPLFKVTKKAGKNSAVHYAWTDEQLHVLTKELGKNVELQRYKGLGEMNPDQLWETTMDPATRTLLQVRIEDAAKAERRVSTLMGDKVDPRKRWIIENVDFTEYEQ
- the gyrA gene encoding DNA gyrase subunit A codes for the protein MSTLEQFLPAFLEEVVGDRFGRYSKYIIQDRAIPDVRDGLKPVQRRILYAMYDAGNTPDKTYRKSAKTVGDVMGNYHPHGDSSIYEGMVRMAQPWKMGHVLIDGHGNWGSLDDDPAAAMRYTEARLSEIAMELLRDIEKRTVQFKDNFDNTTKEPVVLPSRYPNLLVNGVSGISSGFATEIPTHNLREVINACIELIDKPDSTLEDLMTIMKGPDFPTGGIIMGSEGIREAYRSGRGRIYIRAKTSIEDLRGGKQQIVITQIPYQVVKSRLVTAMENIRLEKKIEGIAEVRDESGREGLRIVVELKKEADAQGILAYLLKKTDLQVTYNFNMVAIVNKTPKQLGLVDMLSAYIEHQKEVVTFRSRYELEKAEDRAHVLEGLAKALNILDEVIAAIKASKNRQDAQNNLVKLFGFSERQADAILTLQLYRLTNLEIHSIEKELKDVQKTIAYLRAILGSEKKLLAVIKDEISAIRDKYGIDRRSAIQDEVEELKVNLEVMVTAEDVFVTLSNEGYIKRTGKLSFIRSGGEVESTGLKEGDYLRELLDVNTLESLLIFTQKGQYFLLPVHQIPEYKWKDNGTAIVNVIPISKDDRIVNVIPVKELDEAGKSLLFVTRKGQVKRTELKDYATNRSTALVACKVGEHDEVIRVLLSTGGQDVLLVTKTGLAIRFKEDEVNAMGRAAAGVRGIALKEDDEVVAVELVEGYEGELVVISDNGYAKRSLMADYSLQGRGGKGVITFEFKQGKGVKSNGTALQYAFAVKEPFELTAILSTGEKTVFSTEKAPLEDRRSFGKAMFALAKTDAIVDILKYH
- a CDS encoding MarR family winged helix-turn-helix transcriptional regulator — translated: MVTQEFAKLWRKLSKDLRTHMETELAPTITEGQLTVLELLLTSEKPKMKPSDFIDVLATTPAAITTLLDRMEKAQLIMRERDEKDRRIVWVLVTDKGRMECERGLQIREQFLQQYLSRISSHNQQLLVYLLGKVANA